The Burkholderia sp. NRF60-BP8 genomic sequence AAGCCGCCGTTTTCGTCGTACGTGACGACCACGACCATGTTCTTCCACTGCGGGCTGGCCTGCAGGTGCGCGATCACGTCGGCGATGTGCTGGTCGCCGGAGGTGACGTCCGTGTAGCCCGGGTGCTCGTTCAGGTTGCCTTGCGGTTTGTAGAACGCGACTTGCGGCAGCGTGCCCGCATCGATCGCCTTGATGAACTCGGCGCCGTTCGCGCCGCCGTCGAGCAGGTGTTGCGCGCGGCTCGCGGTGCCCGGCGCCTGATTCGCGAAGTAGTTGAACGGCTGGTGGTGCGGCTGGAAGTTCGGCGTCGACAGGTCGGCGCCGTAGATCACGTTCGACGTGCCGTTCTGGCTCGCCTGCAGCGCCTGGCCCCATGCGCCGCCGTACCATGCCCACGACACGCCCGCATTGGTCAGCAGGTCGCCGATGTTGGTCGCCGTCTGCGGCGGCATCGTCGACGGATTGGCCGGATCGGCGAGCAGCGGGTCGCCGCCCGTGGCCGCCTTGTTGCCGCTCGGCTGATACGCCGGCTGCATCGTGTTGACGCCGTAGAAGTCGGGCGTGAGCGCGCCGTCGTTGACGAACTTCGGCGGGCCGCTCAGCGCGGAAGCCGGCGAGTTCGTGGCCACCTTCAGCGACTTGCCGTCGGCGTTCAGCACGGCGATCTTGCCGGCCGCCGGGCTCTTGTCGGCGTTCGGGTAGTACGGTGCGCACGCGCAGATCAGGTACTGGTGGTTCAGGAACGACCCGCCGAACGCGCCCATGAAGAAGTTGTCCGCGAGCACGTACTGCTGGGCGATCTTCCACAGCGGCAGCTTCGACGGATCGGCCGTGTAGTGGCCCATCGTCAGGCCGCCTGCGTCGGTCCAGGCGGCGTACATGTCGTTCTTGCCGCCGTTGATCTGCATCTGGTCCTGGTAGAAGCGGTGCACGATGTCGCGCGTCGCGATGCTCATCGACTGGTTGAAGCCTTTCGGATCGTCGATCGCGAACGGCGCGTTCGGCAGGTTCGCCGTCATCGCCTCGGTCACCGCCGGCGTGATGCCGGTCGCGGTCAGGCCGCCCCAGATCTTCGGCAGCGTCGCCATCGTCGAGCCGTCGCGATCCTTCTGCACCGAGTTCGCGGCCGTCACGTTCTGCAGACCGTTCGCGCCCGGGAAATTGCCGTACAGGTTGTCGAAGCTGCGGTTTTCAGCGTAGATCACGACGACGTTCTTGACGGCCGACAGGCCCTGCTGCGTGACGTCGTCGCCGCCGCAGGCGGTCAGGCTGAGCGCTGCCGCAAGGGCGATCGGCGTATAGCGAATCCAGGCGTGCTTCTTCATGCGATGTTCTCTCTCATTCGTCGTTGGTCGCGTGTGGGAACCGGGTGGCGGGAGAGCCGGCGCACGAACCTCGCGGTATCGCCCGGCTGCGCGCATTATCTGGAACCGATTTGACAGCCGGGTGTAGGGGCGCTTTCAATTGACTGTCGGTCGAACGTCATTCAACGGTCACGGAACTGACATAAGCTCCGGCCGATTGCCCACCGCTACTAGAACAACGACGATGCACACCCTTCTGAAATCCTTCGCGTCCGCGCGATCGCTGATCCCCGCCGCGGCGGCGCTCGCGGTGGCCGGCACGCTCGCGGCGCTCGCCGGTTGCGACGCACGGCCCGGCACGAATGCGTCGGCCGCGTCCGTCGTCCCGGCGGCCCAGGCCGCTCCGGCCGTTCCGGCGGTCGCGCCGGCCGGCCAGCCGCAGACGCGCGCGCAGGTGTTCGAGGGCGTGAAGCAGATGACGGCGCTCGGCAAGCAGCTGTTCTTCGATCCGTCGCTGTCCGGCTCGGGCAAGCTCGCTTGCGCGTCGTGCCATAGCGCCGAGCATGCGTTCGGGCCGCCGAACGCGCTGTCGGTGCAGCTCGGCGGCGACGACATGCACCGTACCGGCTTTCGCGCGGTACCGTCGCTGAAGTACCTGCGCGGCATCCCGCCGTTCAGCGAGCACTTCCACGATTCGCCGGACGAAGGCGACGAAAGCATCGACGCGGGCCCGACCGGCGGGTTGACCTGGGACGGTCGCGTCGATACGCGCGATGCGCAGGCGCGCATTCCGCTCACGTCGCCGTTCGAGATGAGCAGTTCGCCCGCGCGGGTCGCGAAGGCGGTTCGCGCCGCACCGTATGCCGACGCGTTCCGCAAGGCGTTCGGCGACCAGGTTCTCGGCGACGACCAGGCGACGTTCGATGCGGTGCTGCGCGCGCTCGACGCATTCCAGCAGCAGCCGGCGCTGTTCGATCCGTACACAAGCAAATACGACGCGTATCTGGCCGGCCGCGCAAAGCTCACGCCCGCCGAGTTGCACGGGCTGCAGTTGTTCAACGACGAGAAGAAGGGCAACTGCGCGAGCTGCCACGTCAGCCAGCGCACGCTCGAAGGCGGCCCGCCGCAGTTCAGCGATTTCGGGCTGATCGCGATCGCGGTGCCGCGCAATCGCGCGCTGCCCGTCAATCGCGACCCGCGCTTTTACGATCTCGGCGCATGCGGCCCCGAACGCACCGACCTGAAGGGCCGCGACGAATTCTGCGGATTGTTCCGCACGCCGTCGCTGCGCAACGTCGCGCTGCGCAAGACGTTCTTCCACAACGGCGTGTATCACTCGCTCGAGGAGGTGATGCGCTTCTACGTCGAACGCGACATCCATCCGGAGAAGTTCTACCCGGTCGTGCACGGCAAGGTGCAGATCTACGACGATTTGCCGAAGCGCTACTGGCCGAACATCAACCGCGAGCCGCCGTTCGACCGCAAGCGCGGCGAGCAGCCGGCGCTGAACGCGGCCGAGATCAAGGACGTGATCGCGTTCCTCGGCACGCTGACTGACGGATATCAGCAAACGGCCGCGCCGGCCAAGCCCTAGAAGGCATTCATTGCAGCACGCATGCTATGCTCGCTCGCTGACGGGCGTGGCGCGTGCCGGAGGGCCGGTTCCCGGTTCGCCGGCATGCGCCGCGCCGTTCGATCGAACATCCAAGGAGAAAAAACATGTCGATGCGTGCATCCCTTTCCGTCGTCACGCGCGTGCTGGCCGGCGCCGCGTGCGCAGCCGCGATGCTGCCCGCCCATGCGCAGAACAACCTGAACTTCCTGAACGACACGCCGATCAGCTATTTCAGCAAGGCCGACCGCGCGTCGCTCACGAAGGCGGTCGTGCAGGCGCGCGACGAAGGCAAGGACGGCGAAACCACGACGTGGCAGAGCAGCGGCCGCGGCACGCAGATCGACGCGAAGCTCACGCCGAACACGACCGAGACGGACGGCAAGACCTGCCGCGAAGTCGCGACCGAAATCACCGCGAAGGGCCAGACGATGACGCTCAAGCCCGTCTACTGCAAGACGGCCGCGGGCAAGTGGCAGTTGCAGAAGCGCTGAGCCCGCGCGTGATGAAGCGGGGCGGCGCGCCGCGCACGGTGTCGTGCGGCGTCGTGATTCTCGATGCGGCCGGCCGCGTGTTTCTCGCGCACGCGACGGATACCACGCACTGGGATATTCCGAAGGGGCAGGGCGAACCAGGCGAGACGCCGGCCGATGCCGCGCTGCGCGAACTGCTGGAAGAAACCGGCATCGAGTTCGCGCCGGCACGGTTGCTCGATCTCGGCCGCTTCGCATACCGGCACGACAAGGATCTGCACCTGTTCGCGGTGCAGGTGGCCGAAGGCGAGATCGATCCCGAGCGCTGCACGTGTACGTCGCTGTTTCCAAGCCGCCGCGACGGCTCGATGATCCCCGAGATGGATGCGTACCGCTGGACCGTGCCGGGCGACATCGACACCTATGCGAGCCGCAGTCTCGCGCGGTTGTTTCGCACGAAGCTGCCGCTGGCGGAGCTGCATCGGCGCTTGTCCGGCGCGTGAACGGGCGCCGCGGCTTGCGCTGCCGCCCGCCGTCGTTCGGCGCACGCCCATGAAAAAACCGGCTCCAAGGCCGGTTTTTTTCATGGGCAGGCAGCGGCGGCTTGCGAAGCCGCACGCTCGCCGCGCGGAGCAGGGCCGTCAGGCCGGCTTGCCCCAGCTGTCGCGCAGCCCGACGATCCGGTTGAACACCGGCTTGCCCGGCTTCGAATCGACACGGTCTGCAACGAAGTAGCCGTGGCGCTCGAACTGCAGGCGCGTTTCCGGCGCGACGTCGCCGTTGCCCGGCTCGAGGTACGCCTGCACGATCTTCTTCGAATCGGGGTTCAGCGCGTCGAGGAAGTTCGCGCCGCCTGCGTCCGGATGCGGTTCCTTGAACAGGCGATCGTAGATCCGCACTTCGGCCGGCTGCGCGTGCTTCGCGCTGACCCAGTGGATGTTGCCCTTGACCTTGTACGTGTTCGCGCCTTCGGTGCCCGACTTGCTGTCCGGGAAGTAGTTGCAGTGCACGGCCGTCACGTTGCCGTCGGCGTCCTTGTC encodes the following:
- a CDS encoding acid phosphatase; amino-acid sequence: MKKHAWIRYTPIALAAALSLTACGGDDVTQQGLSAVKNVVVIYAENRSFDNLYGNFPGANGLQNVTAANSVQKDRDGSTMATLPKIWGGLTATGITPAVTEAMTANLPNAPFAIDDPKGFNQSMSIATRDIVHRFYQDQMQINGGKNDMYAAWTDAGGLTMGHYTADPSKLPLWKIAQQYVLADNFFMGAFGGSFLNHQYLICACAPYYPNADKSPAAGKIAVLNADGKSLKVATNSPASALSGPPKFVNDGALTPDFYGVNTMQPAYQPSGNKAATGGDPLLADPANPSTMPPQTATNIGDLLTNAGVSWAWYGGAWGQALQASQNGTSNVIYGADLSTPNFQPHHQPFNYFANQAPGTASRAQHLLDGGANGAEFIKAIDAGTLPQVAFYKPQGNLNEHPGYTDVTSGDQHIADVIAHLQASPQWKNMVVVVTYDENGGFWDHATPPNADRWGPGTRIPALIVSPYAKKGFVDHTQYDTGSILRFITRRFSLPRLAGLQQRDDALKANGAQPMGDLTNALTLSPNL
- a CDS encoding cytochrome-c peroxidase, whose translation is MHTLLKSFASARSLIPAAAALAVAGTLAALAGCDARPGTNASAASVVPAAQAAPAVPAVAPAGQPQTRAQVFEGVKQMTALGKQLFFDPSLSGSGKLACASCHSAEHAFGPPNALSVQLGGDDMHRTGFRAVPSLKYLRGIPPFSEHFHDSPDEGDESIDAGPTGGLTWDGRVDTRDAQARIPLTSPFEMSSSPARVAKAVRAAPYADAFRKAFGDQVLGDDQATFDAVLRALDAFQQQPALFDPYTSKYDAYLAGRAKLTPAELHGLQLFNDEKKGNCASCHVSQRTLEGGPPQFSDFGLIAIAVPRNRALPVNRDPRFYDLGACGPERTDLKGRDEFCGLFRTPSLRNVALRKTFFHNGVYHSLEEVMRFYVERDIHPEKFYPVVHGKVQIYDDLPKRYWPNINREPPFDRKRGEQPALNAAEIKDVIAFLGTLTDGYQQTAAPAKP
- a CDS encoding NUDIX hydrolase encodes the protein MKRGGAPRTVSCGVVILDAAGRVFLAHATDTTHWDIPKGQGEPGETPADAALRELLEETGIEFAPARLLDLGRFAYRHDKDLHLFAVQVAEGEIDPERCTCTSLFPSRRDGSMIPEMDAYRWTVPGDIDTYASRSLARLFRTKLPLAELHRRLSGA